The Flavobacterium psychrophilum genome includes a region encoding these proteins:
- a CDS encoding alpha/beta hydrolase: MKTLISTLSLLCILIINQAAFAQSKRTAASAGRIEYIEVEPNVKLHVTDLGEGQPIVLIHGWPLNDAMYEYQYQYFVQKGFRVIGISLRGFGKSDRPYGKYDFDVFSDDIKVVLEKLKINNAVLGGFSMGGAVVIHYMAKYNGAHVSKLALFGAAAPSWKQREDFPYGATDEASAGLIQTTRTNRQQLIEDFGKAFGASENSISPAMTQWLASINADASPYATTQAIIALRDLDLRPALSKIKVPVAIFHGTKDKLCDFVFAEQLQKGIKNSYIVKFEKSGHALFIEEMEKFNTELEKFAKS; the protein is encoded by the coding sequence ATGAAAACACTTATTTCAACATTGAGCCTTTTATGTATACTTATAATAAACCAAGCAGCATTCGCACAGTCAAAGAGAACTGCTGCATCTGCTGGAAGAATAGAGTATATTGAGGTTGAACCCAACGTTAAACTTCATGTTACTGATCTTGGTGAAGGCCAACCTATTGTACTTATACACGGATGGCCTTTAAATGATGCCATGTATGAATATCAATATCAGTATTTTGTACAAAAGGGCTTCCGGGTAATAGGTATATCACTAAGAGGATTTGGAAAATCTGACAGGCCATACGGTAAATATGATTTTGATGTCTTCTCGGACGATATAAAGGTTGTATTGGAAAAATTAAAAATTAATAACGCTGTACTCGGCGGCTTTTCTATGGGTGGAGCAGTTGTAATACATTACATGGCAAAATATAATGGTGCACACGTAAGTAAACTTGCGCTTTTTGGAGCTGCTGCACCATCATGGAAGCAGCGTGAAGATTTTCCTTACGGCGCTACGGATGAGGCTTCAGCTGGATTAATTCAAACTACAAGAACCAACAGACAACAGCTAATCGAAGATTTTGGCAAAGCTTTTGGAGCTTCAGAAAATTCAATTTCACCGGCAATGACACAGTGGTTAGCAAGTATAAACGCTGATGCTTCTCCTTATGCAACTACACAAGCCATAATTGCCTTAAGAGATCTTGATCTTCGTCCGGCATTATCAAAAATTAAGGTGCCTGTAGCTATCTTCCACGGAACAAAAGATAAATTATGTGATTTTGTATTCGCAGAACAGCTTCAAAAAGGAATTAAAAACTCCTATATCGTGAAGTTTGAAAAAAGTGGACATGCTTTATTTATAGAAGAAATGGAAAAATTCAATACTGAACTTGAAAAGTTTGCAAAAAGCTAA
- a CDS encoding AraC family transcriptional regulator, with protein MKQHIFDVSLKKIGMVQVDRESVEVINSDSYKSYIKVLYLAKDCKVKVDFKMYVTVCSSLFFISPNQVLNIEELSDEPGHLLFYNQDFYCIQIHDDEVACDGLLYNNIHNMPMTTVPQLEAAFIDNLFIQIENEFSQKDCSQEEMLRTYLKQIFIKSTRLWKLQHFDSVMAQQNKDIEFFRRFTQLVEANYKEKHNVADYADILAIAPKTLTHKFKRMNLPQPNEIIKRRIILEAKRLLVHTSKSAKEIAYDLGYEDPAYFSRFFFIKTGETPFGFKSKYLSSQETESDSLPY; from the coding sequence ATGAAACAACATATTTTTGATGTAAGCCTAAAAAAAATAGGTATGGTGCAGGTAGATAGGGAAAGCGTGGAGGTTATAAACTCTGATTCTTACAAATCATATATAAAAGTGTTGTATCTCGCTAAAGACTGTAAGGTTAAAGTTGATTTTAAAATGTATGTTACAGTCTGCTCTTCACTTTTTTTTATAAGCCCAAATCAGGTGCTGAATATTGAGGAGTTATCTGATGAACCCGGGCACCTTTTATTTTATAACCAGGATTTTTATTGTATACAGATTCATGATGATGAGGTAGCATGTGACGGACTGCTGTATAACAATATTCATAATATGCCAATGACCACAGTGCCTCAACTGGAGGCTGCATTTATTGATAATTTATTTATTCAGATCGAAAACGAATTTAGCCAGAAAGATTGCTCTCAAGAAGAAATGCTTCGTACCTATCTTAAACAAATTTTTATTAAATCTACAAGGTTATGGAAATTACAGCACTTTGATAGCGTTATGGCTCAGCAAAATAAAGATATTGAGTTTTTCAGACGTTTTACGCAGTTGGTTGAAGCAAATTATAAGGAAAAGCACAACGTTGCAGACTATGCAGATATTTTAGCTATCGCTCCAAAGACTTTAACTCACAAATTTAAGCGGATGAACCTACCTCAGCCTAACGAGATCATTAAGAGACGCATTATATTGGAGGCTAAGAGGCTTTTAGTTCATACCTCTAAAAGTGCCAAAGAAATCGCGTATGATTTAGGCTATGAAGATCCGGCTTATTTTAGCCGCTTTTTCTTTATAAAAACCGGCGAAACTCCTTTTGGGTTTAAAAGCAAATATCTTAGCAGCCAGGAAACTGAATCGGATAGCCTGCCATATTAA